Proteins co-encoded in one Capnocytophaga ochracea DSM 7271 genomic window:
- a CDS encoding MmcQ/YjbR family DNA-binding protein, with amino-acid sequence MNIETFRGFCLTLPHTTEDMPFGEDFLVFRIANRIFALINLNRVPMSVSLKCEPERAIELREQYPDKIVAGYHLNKKHWNTVFLESLPEALIKEMVQHSYEQVLAKVPKKEREALGV; translated from the coding sequence ATGAACATAGAAACCTTTAGAGGTTTTTGCTTAACTTTACCTCACACTACTGAGGATATGCCTTTCGGGGAGGACTTTTTGGTCTTCCGTATAGCAAATCGTATCTTTGCACTGATAAACCTAAACCGCGTGCCTATGAGTGTTAGCCTCAAATGCGAACCTGAGCGTGCGATAGAACTCCGCGAGCAATACCCCGATAAGATTGTAGCAGGCTATCACCTCAACAAAAAACATTGGAATACTGTGTTTTTAGAGAGTCTGCCTGAAGCCCTTATTAAAGAAATGGTACAGCACTCTTATGAACAAGTACTCGCCAAAGTGCCAAAGAAGGAAAGAGAAGCATTAGGGGTGTAA
- a CDS encoding GNAT family N-acetyltransferase, with protein MRITEGLSTKDKQAIIRWTNSKDANFLQQWAGDALPYPLTIEALNALPHCFRIEVEGSFIGMIQQIRVEGSNVHIGRFLINPSLTGKGLGTSAMQLFIAMLFEDKRVHSISLNVFDDNLIAKGLYTKLGFKVVATVEGKRKKYKMVKSNLAIS; from the coding sequence ATGAGAATAACTGAAGGATTATCAACTAAAGATAAGCAAGCTATTATACGCTGGACAAATAGCAAAGATGCTAATTTCTTGCAACAATGGGCGGGAGATGCTTTGCCTTATCCTCTTACCATAGAAGCACTCAATGCTTTGCCTCACTGTTTTCGTATTGAGGTAGAGGGTAGTTTTATAGGGATGATTCAGCAAATAAGAGTAGAAGGGAGCAACGTACATATTGGTAGATTTCTTATCAATCCTTCGCTTACAGGAAAAGGATTAGGCACCTCAGCAATGCAGTTATTTATCGCAATGCTTTTTGAGGATAAAAGAGTTCATTCTATTAGCCTAAATGTATTTGATGACAACCTCATAGCTAAAGGTCTTTATACAAAACTTGGTTTTAAAGTGGTAGCAACTGTAGAGGGAAAAAGGAAGAAATACAAAATGGTGAAGAGTAATTTGGCAATTAGCTAA
- a CDS encoding HlyD family secretion protein: protein MKKKNITGLIVTITVFAVVLILSIYFFSNREPVYLQGQVEAKQINVAPKVPGRVKAIYKQEGDQVHKGDLLLELESTELDAKLSQAEAARLAAQAQSDKAQRGARSEQIQGAYNVWQQAEAAAQLAEKTYQRVSNLYNDKVLPAQKKDEAYTQMVALQKQAEAAKSQYEMAKNGARVEDKTAARALVAQAQGVITEVNAYKDGAKVFAPADAEIQTIIPNEGEIVNAGYPVMNLIDTQDEWVVFNIREDKMADFKIGTKFKGIVPALGNQEIELEVKHIAVQADFATWTATKSKGDFDKKTFAIKAYPTQKVKDLRPGMSVLVSEK, encoded by the coding sequence ATGAAAAAGAAAAACATCACCGGTCTTATTGTAACAATCACTGTATTTGCAGTAGTTCTTATTCTTTCTATCTACTTTTTTAGTAACCGCGAACCTGTATATTTGCAAGGACAAGTAGAAGCCAAACAAATCAACGTTGCCCCCAAAGTACCTGGTAGGGTGAAAGCTATCTACAAGCAGGAAGGCGACCAAGTGCACAAAGGCGACCTCCTTTTAGAACTCGAAAGCACTGAACTCGATGCCAAACTCTCTCAAGCCGAAGCGGCACGTTTGGCAGCACAAGCTCAATCCGATAAAGCACAACGCGGTGCCCGCAGCGAACAAATTCAAGGGGCTTACAATGTATGGCAACAAGCCGAAGCGGCTGCCCAGCTCGCTGAAAAAACCTATCAGCGTGTGAGCAACCTTTATAACGATAAGGTATTGCCTGCTCAAAAGAAAGATGAGGCTTATACCCAAATGGTTGCCTTACAAAAACAAGCGGAAGCAGCCAAATCACAATACGAAATGGCGAAAAACGGAGCTCGTGTAGAGGATAAAACCGCTGCCCGAGCCCTTGTAGCCCAAGCGCAAGGGGTCATTACTGAGGTAAATGCCTATAAAGATGGTGCTAAAGTGTTTGCCCCTGCCGATGCCGAGATACAAACCATTATCCCCAACGAAGGCGAAATCGTGAATGCGGGTTACCCTGTGATGAACCTCATCGATACCCAAGACGAGTGGGTGGTGTTCAACATACGCGAAGATAAAATGGCAGACTTCAAGATAGGCACTAAATTCAAAGGCATCGTACCCGCCCTTGGCAATCAGGAGATAGAGTTGGAAGTAAAACACATAGCCGTACAAGCTGATTTCGCCACTTGGACAGCTACCAAGAGCAAAGGCGACTTCGACAAGAAAACTTTCGCTATCAAAGCCTACCCTACCCAAAAAGTAAAGGATTTAAGACCCGGAATGTCAGTATTAGTAAGTGAAAAATGA
- a CDS encoding TolC family protein — protein sequence MKKYTLLCLFVIGITASLRAQSLSFDEALSQMRSGNQKLKGIEKQTEAADYNRKSFRGLYLPQLSLNASYMHLADPLSLSFNEYKAPLQSGLQGFATQVPAPMRPLLTPLLGRIQPLFAQDWRYEFQKQDIWKVSADAKWVLFAGGKVRVGNRVSALNTEIATVESKKTENALISELAERYFQVQLAQKALEVRKQSFETAQHHYENAQKLEKNGMIASVETMQAKKAVTDAQREVMAAEKDIQLAQTALYGVMGTTEQPLTALTTELFEVAPLQSLEYYQQQAKEHYPMIVQAKLKAQMATQSVKAQQAAYLPDVAVVGKKYLWSENLPLTEPDNWVVGVGLQWNLFNGLQDKNKIAQAKAMRESVELITAQAEKDVQTLVKKQYTEIEKQREQYLSLEESLRFAEELVRARDKAFAEGLSTSTDVADANLYLASIKIKRYQALFEMDKTLAQLLETCGMSDKFSEQVR from the coding sequence ATGAAAAAATATACTTTACTTTGCCTCTTCGTTATAGGGATAACAGCTTCATTACGAGCGCAATCGCTCTCATTCGACGAAGCACTTAGCCAAATGCGTTCAGGCAACCAAAAACTCAAAGGCATCGAAAAACAAACTGAAGCAGCCGATTATAATCGCAAGTCATTCCGTGGGCTTTATCTGCCCCAACTGAGCCTTAACGCTAGCTATATGCACCTCGCCGACCCGCTTTCGTTGAGCTTTAACGAGTATAAGGCGCCTTTACAAAGTGGCTTACAGGGATTTGCAACCCAAGTGCCAGCCCCTATGCGTCCGCTACTTACCCCCCTACTTGGCAGAATACAACCACTTTTTGCCCAAGACTGGCGCTATGAGTTCCAAAAACAAGACATTTGGAAAGTAAGCGCCGATGCCAAATGGGTGCTTTTTGCTGGTGGAAAGGTGCGTGTAGGGAATCGTGTGAGTGCACTCAACACCGAAATAGCCACCGTAGAGAGCAAAAAAACCGAAAATGCCCTCATCAGTGAGTTGGCGGAACGTTATTTTCAAGTACAGTTAGCCCAAAAAGCGTTGGAAGTGAGAAAACAGTCGTTTGAAACAGCGCAACATCACTATGAGAATGCCCAAAAGCTCGAAAAGAACGGAATGATAGCTTCCGTAGAAACAATGCAAGCCAAAAAAGCCGTTACCGATGCCCAGCGTGAGGTGATGGCTGCTGAAAAGGATATACAATTAGCGCAAACAGCTCTCTATGGCGTAATGGGCACTACCGAGCAACCGCTCACAGCCCTCACCACCGAACTCTTTGAAGTAGCCCCTCTCCAATCGCTTGAGTACTACCAACAGCAAGCCAAAGAACACTACCCTATGATTGTGCAAGCCAAACTGAAAGCCCAAATGGCTACCCAAAGCGTAAAAGCGCAACAAGCCGCTTATTTGCCCGATGTAGCCGTAGTAGGCAAAAAGTATTTGTGGAGCGAAAATCTACCTTTAACCGAACCCGATAACTGGGTAGTAGGTGTAGGGTTACAGTGGAATCTCTTCAACGGTTTACAGGACAAAAACAAGATAGCCCAAGCCAAAGCGATGCGCGAGAGTGTGGAGCTCATCACTGCACAAGCCGAAAAAGATGTACAAACCTTAGTGAAAAAACAGTACACCGAGATTGAAAAGCAACGTGAACAATACCTCAGCTTAGAAGAGAGTTTGCGTTTTGCCGAAGAGCTCGTACGTGCCCGCGACAAAGCTTTTGCCGAAGGTCTCTCCACCTCCACCGATGTAGCCGATGCCAACCTTTATTTGGCTTCTATTAAAATCAAACGCTACCAAGCCCTTTTTGAAATGGACAAAACTCTCGCTCAGCTGTTAGAAACCTGCGGAATGAGTGATAAATTCAGCGAACAAGTAAGGTAG
- a CDS encoding heparinase II/III domain-containing protein has protein sequence MKKAVFMMLWTLLIAMLSCRKDTDPNEQEITGVVRTEHPRLFITKEDIPNIKNVTQSSALDTYTETKRDVDKLLNEPISFENPTAVNGTDNGLKISKVSQVAILYLITGEAKYLDYTKKFLQKITEYYRLRVSHNLNADWYVFPQINALCAYDWIYNYLTPKEREQIGKPLYQVMMDIAWHGKGLRPERNRENTGGYNTGFYGTDALPWYIGITFHNDGIDNARCEDMFQKGFALNMKMAEYRRDIIGMSGGAVTGCVGYSLGAYPIADFNFIRSHRVATGVDLSQRLNYVFKYLDYIDWNRLPNNREFGFGDSYHYDCLLPERDINYHLREIASLYGSSTNIQRLLGLFNKKHYTERLPFMPFLQKYPQGTQGATPSGKGAVYFEGTGEVIMRSGTGENDTYALFVSGGKTSYHKHFDNNHFTIYKKGYRALDTGTRPEPGWHLSHYYARTVAHNCVTIRMPNEKMPEYWGGGASTENKFEPIPNDGGQNNILGSVLKEKRITDDYVYLASDATKSYNSQKASLVVREFIYFYPDLFIVFDRVTATDKNFPKTWLIHTINEPVMKGSREFSETSDGGKMICRTLFPANATLTKIGGSGKDFWSDGRNWPLPKLTPQDYGYNMNLPPANHPQLGHWRIEVSPQTASKEDLFMHIIQVGDTALSDLPRTETFENTAQIGVRFTYQGKRYILTFDKTKSYGCQIEKK, from the coding sequence ATGAAAAAAGCAGTATTTATGATGCTATGGACTCTGTTAATAGCGATGCTATCGTGTCGTAAAGATACAGACCCTAATGAGCAAGAGATAACAGGCGTTGTTCGCACCGAACACCCACGCCTTTTTATTACTAAAGAAGATATTCCGAATATCAAAAACGTTACCCAAAGTTCGGCTCTGGATACGTATACCGAAACTAAAAGAGATGTGGATAAGCTCTTAAATGAACCTATCTCTTTTGAAAATCCTACCGCGGTGAATGGTACTGATAACGGTTTGAAAATCTCCAAAGTATCGCAAGTCGCCATATTATATTTGATAACAGGTGAAGCAAAATATCTCGACTATACCAAAAAATTCTTACAAAAAATCACTGAATATTACCGCCTTAGGGTAAGTCACAACTTGAATGCTGATTGGTATGTGTTTCCTCAAATCAATGCATTATGCGCTTATGATTGGATTTACAACTACTTAACCCCCAAAGAACGCGAGCAAATAGGCAAACCTCTTTATCAGGTAATGATGGATATTGCTTGGCACGGAAAAGGACTACGCCCAGAGCGCAATCGGGAGAATACAGGGGGATACAATACAGGATTTTATGGCACAGACGCCCTACCGTGGTATATAGGTATCACCTTTCACAACGACGGTATTGATAACGCACGCTGTGAAGATATGTTTCAAAAAGGATTTGCCCTAAATATGAAAATGGCAGAATATCGTCGTGATATTATCGGTATGAGCGGAGGGGCTGTCACAGGGTGTGTAGGCTATTCGTTAGGTGCTTATCCTATCGCCGATTTCAATTTCATTCGCAGTCATCGCGTAGCCACAGGCGTAGACCTCTCTCAAAGGCTCAACTACGTATTTAAATATTTGGACTATATCGATTGGAATCGCTTACCAAACAATCGCGAGTTTGGCTTTGGCGACAGTTATCACTACGATTGCTTGCTCCCCGAAAGAGACATCAATTATCACCTAAGAGAGATAGCCTCTCTTTATGGAAGTTCTACCAATATACAACGCCTGTTAGGCTTATTCAATAAGAAACATTATACAGAACGACTACCCTTTATGCCGTTCTTACAAAAATATCCTCAAGGAACTCAGGGAGCGACACCTTCGGGTAAAGGTGCCGTGTATTTCGAGGGTACGGGAGAAGTCATTATGCGTTCAGGAACGGGCGAAAACGACACTTATGCTCTTTTTGTGAGCGGAGGCAAAACCTCTTACCACAAGCACTTCGATAATAATCATTTCACTATCTACAAAAAAGGTTACCGTGCGTTAGATACAGGCACACGCCCCGAACCTGGCTGGCATCTGTCGCATTACTACGCCCGTACAGTAGCCCATAACTGCGTAACCATCAGAATGCCCAATGAAAAAATGCCCGAATACTGGGGCGGAGGGGCTTCTACCGAAAACAAGTTCGAACCTATCCCCAACGATGGCGGACAAAACAACATATTAGGCTCTGTGCTGAAAGAGAAGCGTATCACTGACGATTATGTATATCTCGCCTCCGATGCTACTAAAAGCTACAACAGCCAAAAAGCCTCGTTAGTCGTGCGTGAATTTATATATTTCTACCCCGACCTTTTTATAGTATTCGATAGGGTGACGGCTACCGACAAAAATTTTCCCAAAACGTGGCTGATACACACCATCAACGAACCTGTGATGAAAGGTAGCAGAGAGTTCTCGGAAACCTCCGACGGAGGCAAGATGATTTGCCGTACTTTATTCCCTGCCAATGCTACACTTACTAAAATAGGAGGAAGTGGGAAGGATTTCTGGTCTGATGGACGCAACTGGCCTCTACCCAAACTCACTCCACAAGATTATGGGTATAATATGAACCTCCCTCCTGCCAATCACCCACAATTGGGACACTGGCGTATAGAAGTGAGCCCACAAACGGCTTCTAAAGAAGACTTGTTTATGCATATTATCCAAGTAGGCGATACAGCTCTTTCCGATTTACCCCGCACTGAAACCTTTGAAAATACAGCTCAAATAGGGGTAAGATTCACCTACCAAGGAAAACGATATATTTTAACCTTTGATAAAACAAAGTCATACGGCTGTCAAATAGAGAAGAAATAA
- a CDS encoding uroporphyrinogen-III synthase — translation MKVKSILVSQPEPKAESSPYAQIIENHKVKVDFVPFIKVEGMTAKDVRMQKIDLTNFTAVILTSRKSVDHYFRIAEEMRFKVPTTMKYFCQSEAIAYYLQKYITYRKRKIYVGKKEFADLLPILKKYKEEKFLFPGSDAPKPEATAALNDIKIKWERVVFYRTVYCDISAIKENKYDILTFFSPAGIEALFKSFPDFSQKKTKIAVYGDATLKAAEEAGLIIDIKAPSPESPSMTVALDHYLGKQNSKK, via the coding sequence ATGAAGGTAAAATCGATATTAGTTTCGCAACCAGAACCGAAAGCCGAAAGCTCACCTTATGCACAAATTATTGAAAACCACAAAGTAAAAGTGGATTTTGTGCCCTTTATTAAGGTCGAAGGAATGACCGCTAAGGACGTAAGAATGCAGAAGATTGACCTTACTAATTTTACAGCCGTTATCCTCACTAGCCGTAAATCGGTAGACCACTATTTTCGTATTGCTGAAGAAATGCGCTTTAAGGTGCCTACAACTATGAAATATTTCTGTCAGTCCGAAGCTATCGCTTATTATTTGCAGAAGTATATCACCTATCGCAAACGCAAAATATACGTAGGTAAAAAAGAGTTTGCTGACCTTTTGCCTATCCTCAAAAAATACAAAGAAGAGAAATTCCTCTTCCCAGGTTCCGATGCCCCTAAACCAGAGGCGACCGCAGCTTTAAACGATATCAAGATAAAATGGGAACGCGTAGTGTTCTATCGCACTGTATATTGCGATATTTCAGCTATTAAAGAAAATAAGTACGACATTCTTACTTTCTTTTCGCCCGCAGGAATAGAGGCACTGTTTAAAAGTTTCCCCGATTTCTCACAGAAGAAAACCAAAATAGCCGTCTATGGCGATGCGACCCTAAAAGCCGCCGAAGAAGCCGGTCTTATCATTGATATTAAAGCTCCCTCACCTGAGAGCCCCTCAATGACCGTAGCACTCGACCATTATTTAGGCAAGCAAAATAGCAAAAAATAG
- a CDS encoding DUF4271 domain-containing protein produces MEALELHQSYLSWIFPAFLLIFGLVAFLRIFYPKHFADYQNLLFNNKYIVIYGKKERRLHLFMTVLFLLQCVCLALLFYVMLKNFGITELYNSQFMFLELVLIVFSLLITKLLLQQWISSLFDLYDFARDYIFTRVSYSSYAAIVMVILLFLGVYIPFTNKKQLFLLLFVLVSILLAINVLGWFKIIKNNQKEIKPYLFYFILYLCTLEIAPYIFLIYGTKYLIEVQKMAQFVS; encoded by the coding sequence TTGGAAGCCTTAGAACTACATCAGTCTTATCTTTCGTGGATATTTCCTGCCTTCCTACTCATCTTTGGGTTGGTGGCTTTCCTGCGTATATTCTACCCTAAACACTTTGCCGATTATCAAAACTTACTGTTTAACAATAAATATATTGTTATTTACGGCAAAAAGGAACGCCGATTGCACCTCTTTATGACAGTGCTTTTTCTCTTGCAATGTGTGTGTTTAGCTCTTCTTTTCTATGTTATGCTAAAGAATTTTGGCATCACAGAACTTTACAACTCTCAGTTTATGTTTCTGGAATTGGTGCTTATAGTCTTCTCACTGTTAATCACAAAACTCCTCTTACAACAATGGATTAGTAGCTTGTTCGACCTTTATGATTTCGCAAGAGATTACATCTTCACCAGGGTTTCTTATTCATCTTATGCTGCAATTGTAATGGTTATACTCCTCTTTTTGGGGGTTTATATCCCTTTCACCAATAAAAAACAGCTATTTTTATTACTTTTCGTGTTAGTATCCATATTGTTAGCAATCAATGTATTAGGATGGTTTAAAATCATAAAAAACAATCAAAAAGAAATAAAACCCTATTTATTCTATTTTATTTTGTATCTTTGCACCCTCGAAATCGCACCCTATATCTTTCTCATCTATGGAACAAAATACTTAATTGAAGTACAGAAAATGGCTCAATTTGTTTCATAA
- a CDS encoding DUF4296 domain-containing protein, whose translation MRKIIYIFALLFIVVACKKNIVPKPDKFLDEKQMESLLYDLAVLESMKVSQAQMLDSLQFNPQQFIYKKYQLDSLSLAQNMVYYASLPKDYDRIVKKVEEKLKKQRDSIGKLPLETLKENPATVEP comes from the coding sequence ATGAGAAAAATCATTTATATATTCGCTTTGCTATTCATTGTAGTAGCCTGCAAAAAGAACATCGTACCCAAACCCGATAAGTTTTTAGACGAAAAGCAAATGGAAAGTTTGCTCTACGATTTGGCTGTTTTAGAATCTATGAAGGTTTCACAAGCCCAAATGCTAGATTCTTTACAGTTCAATCCACAACAGTTCATCTATAAGAAATATCAGCTCGATAGCCTTTCGCTCGCACAAAATATGGTTTATTACGCCTCCCTACCTAAAGACTATGACCGTATAGTGAAAAAGGTGGAAGAAAAACTCAAAAAACAACGCGATAGCATTGGAAAGCTACCCTTAGAGACCCTAAAAGAGAACCCAGCAACAGTCGAACCATAA
- a CDS encoding dihydroorotase: MKTLIKNAIIVNENTLFQGDLLIEGERIAQIGTHITPKGNYEVVEAEGKYLLPGVIDDQVHFREPGLTHKATIATESRAALAGGVTTFFEQPNTVPQTITIPLLEEKFAIAKQSSFANYSFFLGGTNDNLEELKRLDKNACAGVKLFLGSSTGNMLVDNEKTIEAIFNNVDLVIAAHCEDEATIRKNLAHYQELYGEDIPIAMHPHIRSAEACYLSSSRAIALAEKTGARLHVFHLSTAKETELFRNDIPLKDKKITAEVCVHHLWFTDEDYTTRGAFIKWNPAVKTADDRTALWQALLDDRLDVIATDHAPHTLEEKQRKGYLNIPSGAPLVQHSLVTMLEKAYKGTISIKKIVEKMCHNPAILFQVKDRGFLREGYYADLVLVDMDTQWTVQKNNLLYKCGWSPLEGQQFHSAVVSTFVNGKEVYHNGKVIAEPQGQRITFNR, translated from the coding sequence ATGAAAACCCTCATCAAAAACGCAATCATCGTAAACGAAAATACCCTCTTTCAAGGCGACCTCCTGATTGAGGGAGAGCGCATTGCCCAAATAGGTACTCACATCACTCCCAAAGGGAATTATGAGGTGGTGGAAGCCGAAGGCAAATACCTCCTTCCTGGGGTGATTGACGATCAAGTGCATTTCCGCGAACCTGGGCTTACTCACAAAGCTACTATCGCTACCGAAAGCCGTGCTGCGTTAGCAGGGGGCGTAACTACCTTTTTTGAGCAACCTAACACCGTACCTCAAACCATAACAATTCCGCTTTTGGAAGAGAAATTTGCGATTGCCAAACAATCATCATTTGCAAACTATTCTTTCTTCTTAGGGGGTACAAACGACAACCTCGAAGAACTGAAACGCTTAGATAAAAATGCTTGTGCAGGGGTGAAACTTTTCTTAGGCTCTTCTACGGGGAATATGCTCGTAGACAACGAGAAAACCATAGAAGCTATTTTCAATAATGTCGATTTAGTAATTGCTGCCCATTGCGAAGATGAAGCGACTATTCGCAAGAACTTAGCCCACTATCAAGAATTGTACGGCGAGGATATCCCTATTGCGATGCACCCTCATATTCGCAGTGCTGAGGCTTGCTATCTGTCCTCTTCACGTGCTATTGCTTTAGCTGAAAAAACGGGCGCACGCCTCCACGTGTTCCACCTTTCTACGGCTAAAGAAACCGAACTCTTCCGCAATGATATTCCGCTAAAGGACAAGAAAATCACCGCTGAGGTATGTGTGCATCACTTGTGGTTTACTGATGAAGACTATACTACTCGTGGAGCTTTCATCAAATGGAATCCTGCGGTAAAAACTGCCGATGACCGTACTGCGCTGTGGCAAGCCCTTTTAGACGACCGTCTCGATGTGATTGCTACCGATCACGCTCCTCATACCCTCGAAGAAAAACAGCGCAAGGGCTATCTGAATATCCCTTCGGGGGCGCCTTTAGTGCAACACTCGCTCGTGACAATGCTCGAAAAAGCTTACAAAGGCACCATTTCTATCAAAAAGATAGTAGAGAAAATGTGTCATAATCCCGCAATCCTTTTTCAGGTAAAAGACCGCGGTTTCTTACGCGAAGGGTATTACGCCGACCTTGTTTTGGTGGATATGGATACACAGTGGACGGTACAAAAAAACAACCTGCTCTACAAGTGTGGATGGAGTCCGCTCGAAGGGCAACAATTTCACTCGGCTGTAGTGAGTACCTTCGTAAATGGCAAAGAGGTGTACCACAATGGCAAGGTAATTGCAGAGCCTCAGGGGCAACGCATCACTTTTAACAGATAA
- a CDS encoding GNAT family N-acetyltransferase — MIRPATPTDASAVAPLMFQAMEEIVYKMIGKEHREDAIALLQNLFKQEGNQYSYQNAWVYEENNTVIGSVIAYDGAHLHTLRAPVLALIRSSYGIDIVLEDETAEGELYIDTLSVLPTAQGKGIGSQLVAHLKKVTTQPIGLLVDVQNPAAERLYTRLGFTYVNHQALAGGTYKHLVYNE; from the coding sequence ATGATACGACCCGCAACCCCTACCGATGCCTCTGCCGTTGCCCCACTAATGTTTCAGGCAATGGAAGAAATCGTCTATAAGATGATTGGCAAAGAACATAGAGAAGATGCCATTGCACTACTCCAAAATCTCTTTAAGCAGGAAGGCAATCAGTATTCCTACCAGAATGCTTGGGTATATGAGGAAAACAATACTGTAATAGGGTCGGTTATTGCCTATGATGGTGCTCACTTGCACACCTTGCGTGCCCCTGTGCTAGCACTCATTCGCAGTAGCTATGGTATTGATATTGTTTTAGAGGACGAGACCGCCGAAGGTGAACTTTATATAGACACCCTTAGCGTATTGCCCACTGCTCAAGGCAAGGGCATAGGCTCACAATTGGTAGCCCACCTCAAAAAGGTCACTACTCAGCCCATAGGCTTACTCGTAGATGTACAAAACCCCGCTGCCGAACGCCTTTACACCCGTTTAGGATTTACGTATGTAAACCACCAAGCCCTCGCTGGCGGAACGTATAAACACCTTGTGTACAATGAATAA
- a CDS encoding DUF721 domain-containing protein, protein MDGNTNTLSEVIQQIVKQNHLTYGLQKASLPELWNELMGKAIAKYTSSVELKGSTLYVHLTSPALSNELSYGKSKIIDNLNERLGEPLIQKLIFLN, encoded by the coding sequence ATGGACGGAAATACAAATACTCTTTCAGAGGTCATTCAGCAAATTGTCAAACAAAATCATTTAACGTACGGACTACAGAAAGCCTCGTTACCGGAACTGTGGAATGAGCTGATGGGCAAAGCAATCGCTAAGTATACCTCCTCAGTAGAGCTAAAAGGCAGTACATTATACGTCCACCTTACCTCGCCTGCACTTAGTAACGAACTGAGTTATGGCAAGAGTAAGATTATTGATAACCTCAACGAACGTTTAGGGGAACCTCTCATTCAAAAACTGATATTTTTAAACTGA
- a CDS encoding porin family protein, whose product MKKIIIIFAITLAVISTTYAQEVVTETTEEMTASSTQEPIVVQEKNPLSKRLFFGFRGGLNVSTLSFSEVYGAIKNDQNTFSRYNADLGMGSKAGFHIGVLAEYKVSDKLFLEGGIAYSKQGAKWKKITMTFIGTPPTINGIQLPYSISGDVKEASFILHQINIPLWLKYDISYFRPKVGLNFGYVASIASKISQNNLSMAMSEDLDNSFDFGMGFGMEYNVPSGFFFDINYIIGLSNLSDADSVTQVKFKNRVLQLGVGYKF is encoded by the coding sequence ATGAAAAAAATAATAATAATTTTTGCTATCACTTTAGCAGTGATATCTACTACTTACGCACAAGAAGTAGTGACAGAAACAACAGAAGAGATGACCGCCAGCAGTACACAAGAACCTATTGTAGTACAAGAAAAAAATCCTCTCTCTAAACGCCTCTTTTTTGGTTTTAGAGGAGGCTTAAATGTATCGACCCTTTCTTTTTCAGAAGTGTATGGCGCTATAAAGAATGATCAAAATACTTTTTCTCGCTATAATGCGGATCTAGGAATGGGTAGCAAAGCAGGGTTTCATATAGGAGTTTTGGCAGAATATAAAGTAAGTGATAAACTATTTTTAGAAGGAGGAATTGCTTACTCTAAACAAGGAGCCAAGTGGAAGAAAATAACTATGACTTTTATTGGGACACCTCCAACTATTAATGGAATACAATTGCCTTATAGCATATCTGGAGACGTTAAAGAAGCTTCTTTTATTCTTCATCAAATAAATATTCCTTTATGGTTAAAATATGATATTTCATATTTTCGCCCTAAAGTAGGTTTAAATTTTGGTTATGTTGCAAGTATCGCAAGCAAAATTTCACAAAACAATCTCTCTATGGCAATGTCAGAGGATTTAGATAACAGTTTTGACTTTGGAATGGGCTTTGGAATGGAATATAATGTGCCTTCTGGTTTCTTCTTTGATATAAACTATATTATAGGACTTTCAAACTTGAGCGATGCTGATAGCGTTACGCAAGTTAAGTTTAAAAACCGCGTCTTACAATTAGGTGTAGGATATAAGTTTTAA